One region of Nitrospirota bacterium genomic DNA includes:
- a CDS encoding YfhL family 4Fe-4S dicluster ferredoxin, with protein sequence MALYINEECIACAACLPECPNEAISEGDIYIIDPNKCTECVGHYDEPQCQAVCPVDNCINPDPNHNETKEELQSKYERLTASK encoded by the coding sequence ATGGCGCTTTATATTAATGAAGAATGTATAGCCTGTGCGGCCTGTTTGCCTGAATGTCCGAACGAGGCTATCAGTGAAGGGGATATTTACATTATAGACCCCAATAAGTGTACTGAGTGTGTAGGGCATTATGATGAGCCTCAGTGTCAGGCGGTTTGTCCTGTTGATAATTGCATTAATCCGGACCCGAATCACAATGAGACAAAAGAAGAGTTACAGTCAAAATACGAACGTTTAACTGCGTCAAAGTAA